In Vigna angularis cultivar LongXiaoDou No.4 chromosome 8, ASM1680809v1, whole genome shotgun sequence, one DNA window encodes the following:
- the LOC108345906 gene encoding uncharacterized protein LOC108345906 has translation MVLSQTLFRYNYKPLTCPKINAKVHFAGLRTHLRTSYRTVIAPLFVTNGSNPPLTTNFAPCKAISENDATIVNNKDEISDGASKGKSFWGAVGLIVGTAVGPGMLGLPALTIKSGPFPSTIIILASWLYVISSIMIVAELCFDFMEEDGVEEVSFTSLATNTLGTGFGAFVAVVYSSLSFSLLVACVAGIGSIFSPWFSQANVLVVHALFPLLVGTLIAFFPFNTIDVANGLLCFLMLFSITGLVAIGISVARANIINSVAVASWKLSSILPIIPVAVLTLGFHVITPFICKVAGNTLHEARKAILIGGAVPLVMVLSWNLIVLGLAGTNSSTPTTSADPISLLLSVNPSALSAVQGFAFSALATSLIGYAVSLPKQLLDTLELVSGSAKVCNEHNSTNGRVGLAFYSVGSCIGNSGKVCFKGSRDENMVGLKTRSNEKTYDPVKVLITLSLLGFSVLIASFFRSTFSTALDFAGVYANCFLFGIIPPVMAYMQQSKKKIRQSIIPGGNGTLLLLFIISVVLGIWH, from the exons ATGGTACTCTCCCAGACACTATTCAGATATAACTACAAACCTTTGACATGTCCAAAAATCAATGCCAAAGTGCATTTTGCTGGACTTAGAACCCATCTCCGAACTAGTTACAGAACCGTTATAGCTCCTTTGTTCGTAACCAATGGATCCAATCCTCCTCTGACCACAAACTTTGCACCCTGCAAAGCAATATCTGAAAATGATGCAACCATTGTTAACAACAAGGATGAGATTTCTGATGGAGCTTCCAAGGGGAAGAGCTTCTGGGGTGCTGTTGGTTTGATCGTTGGTACTGCCGTGGGTCCTGGAATGCTGGGTTTGCCTGCTTTGACCATTAAATCTGGTCCATTTCCTTCAACAATCATAATTCTTGCCTCCTGGCTCTATGTCATTTCCTCAATCATGATTGTTGCTGAACTCTGCTTTGATTTCATGGAGGAAGATGGGGTTGAAGAGGTGAGCTTCACAAGCCTTGCAACAAACACCTTGGGTACTGGTTTTGGTGCATTTGTTGCTGTGGTTTACTCCAGCTTGTCTTTTTCCTTGCTTGTGGCTTGTGTTGCTGGTATTGGATCCATTTTCTCTCCATGGTTTTCACAAGCTAATGTTTTGGTTGTTCATGCCTTGTTTCCCCTTCTTGTTGGAACATTGATTGCCTTTTTCCCATTTAACACCATTGATGTTGCAAACGGCCTTTTGTGCTTCCTCATGCTTTTCTCCATAACTGGACTTGTTGCTATTGGAATATCTGTGGCAAGAGCTAACATAATAAACTCAGTTGCTGTAGCCTCATGGAAACTTTCTTCAATACTTCCTATTATACCTGTGGCTGTTCTCACATTAGGGTTTCATGTCATCACTCCTTTTATATGCAAGGTTGCTGGGAACACTCTACATGAGGCTAGGAAAGCAATACTAATTGGTGGGGCAGTTCCTTTGGTCATGGTTTTGTCATGGAATTTGATTGTGTTGGGGCTTGCTGGGACTAATAGTAGCACACCAACCACTTCTGCTGACCCCATATCCCTTTTGCTTTCTGTGAATCCATCTGCTTTATCAGCTGTTCAAGGCTTTGCCTTCTCTGCTTTGGCAACTAGCTTGATAGGATATGCTGTGAGCTTGCCCAAACAGCTTCTTGACACTTTGGAGTTGGTATCAGGAAGTGCCAAAGTTTGCAATGAGCATAATAGTACTAATGGAAGAGTTGGATTAGCCTTTTATTCAGTTGGGTCTTGTATTGGTAATTCAGGGAAGGTTTGCTTCAAAGGTTCAAGAGATGAGAATATGGTTGGACTTAAAACGAGATCAAATGAGAAAACTTATGATCCAGTTAAAGTTCTTATAACACTCTCCCTCCTTGGTTTCTCAGTGCTGATAGCTTCATTTTTTCGCTCTACTTTTTCAACTGCCCTTGATTTTGCTGGGGTATATGCCAATTGCTTTCTGTTTGGCATCATTCCTCCTGTGATGGCTTACATGCAACAATCCAAGAAGAAAATCAG GCAATCAATTATTCCAGGTGGAAATGGGACACTTCTATTGCTTTTCATTATCTCTGTGGTTTTGGGAATTTGGCATTAA